The following coding sequences are from one Mus pahari chromosome X, PAHARI_EIJ_v1.1, whole genome shotgun sequence window:
- the Syap1 gene encoding synapse-associated protein 1: protein MFGGLSSWLGLKQPEGAAAEGGEPPKGDGDKLSAEAAPSKESSERPVEPTEEQQQQPTEDPQFLHQAKGLGNYLYNFASAATKKITESVTETAQTIKKSVEEGKIDDILDKTIIGDFQKEQKKFLEEQNTKKSEAAVPPWVESHDEETIQQQILALSADKRNFLRDPPAGVQFNFDFDQMYPVALVMLQEDELLSKMRFALVPKLVKEEVFWRNYFYRISLIKQSAQLTALAAQQQASGKEDKSSSRDENLPLTEAVRPKTPPVVIKSQLKNQEDEEEISTSPGVSEFVSDAFDACNLNQEDLRKEMEQLVLDKKQEEATALEEDSTDWEKELQQELQEYEVVADNEKRDENWDKEIEKMLQEN from the exons ATGTTCGGAGGGTTGAGCAGTTGGCTGGGCTTGAAGCAGCCCGAGGGGGCGGCGGCGGAGGGAGGAGAGCCTCCCAAAGGGGACGGGGACAAGCTGTCCGCGGAAGCCGCGCCTTCCAAGGAGAGCTCCGAGCGGCCCGTGGAGCCCAccgaggagcagcagcagcagccgacGGAGGACCCACAGTTCCTCCACCAGGCCAAAGGCCTTGGCA attaTTTGTATAACTTTGCAAGCGCTGCCACAAAGAAGATAACTGAATCTGTTACAGAAACAGCTCAGACAATCAAGAAATCcgtggaagaaggaaaaatagatGATATCCTTGATAAG ACTATTATAGGAGATtttcaaaaagaacagaaaaaatttCTTGAGGAACAGAATACAAAAAAGTCAG AAGCAGCTGTGCCGCCGTGGGTTGAGAGTCATGATGAAGAGACAATTCAACAGCAGATTTTGGCTTTATCAGCT GACAAGAGGAATTTTCTCCGTGACCCACCAGCGGGTGTGCAGTTTAACTTTGACTTTGATCAGATGTACCCTGTTGCCCTGGTCATGCTCCAAGAGGATGAGCTACTAAGCAAGATGAGATTTGCCCTCGTTCCTAAACT TGTGAAGGAAGAAGTATTCTGGAGGAACTATTTCTACCGAATCTCCCTGATTAAGCAGTCGGCCCAACTCACTGCACTGGCCGCTCAGCAGCAAGCCTCTGGAAAGGAGGacaaaagcagcagcagagatGAGAACTTGCCTCTGACAG AGGCAGTACGGCCCAAAACACCACCTGTCGTAATCAAATCTCAGCTTAAAAATCAAGAG GATGAAGAGGAAATCTCTACTAGCCCAGGAGTTTCTGAGTTTGTTAGTGACGCCTTCGATGCATGCAACTTAAATCAGGAGGatttaagaaaggaaatggaaCAACTTGTGCTTGATAAGAAGCAAGAAGAAGCAACTGCACTAGAAg AAGATTCTACTGATTGGGAAAAGGAGCTACAACAGGAGCTTCAGGAATATGAAGTGGTAGCAGATAATGAGAAGCGAGATGAAAACTGggataaagaaattgaaaagatgCTTCAGGAGAATTAA